In Dermacentor variabilis isolate Ectoservices chromosome 7, ASM5094787v1, whole genome shotgun sequence, a genomic segment contains:
- the LOC142588740 gene encoding sterile alpha motif domain-containing protein 3-like: MPPVRCLLTVPHLRAKRSYTLQDGSLEALKQAVATCPVLGSLVALSSSKFQVLDPTFNEYVDLAADDNIPDMAKIIVDAQQESVAEGAPSCSSSKCTSEVTLETCEQSRPSEPLHHLELPSSSDDDGVNFVMPSLGALHDKVISGEALTPSSFRQITDILFGAMASTTLFPTRQFYNKVTSLLLDKYPQLRDVVGSGSDSWKVALRNKFKNQRRKLQDDRALQNREKFGAQRRTEAAAKELQRSKKPKMAIGLPNLTGEDETSLTKHEEWLILESKKSLPNEKAMQERMALTANQRVPDLAKSTVLDVKMKYPYLMEFQRFCSDFQHLTKAEPSKKVSQAINMLTRMATRKKVTCDEHVLQMLQTASEMEPTRLRTSHILALAALEIVASNVKERAAVGALFVPKNDDIPATPCVAFTGSSLHNAEFLFLMVDREKCFAIMNAEDGLAAIMGAYWLFNLQYDRKAFNTLVVLERFFMGLDLTKPRSVTTKFLNRIVKASRS; this comes from the exons ATGCCGCCTGTACGTTGCCTGTTAACTGTGCCGCACCTCCGTGCGAAGCGGTCATACACGCTACAAGATGGGTCCTTGGAAGCGCTCAAGCAAGCAGTCGCCACTTGTCCAGTTCTCGGTAGTCTGGTGGCACTGTCATCAAGCAAATTTCAG GTGCTGGATCCGACATTCAACGAATATGTTGACCTCGCTGCCGATGACAACATACCTGATATGGCCAAAATCATTGTTGACGCCCAACAGGAAAGTGTCGCTGAAGGAGCACCATCATGTTCATCATCAAAG TGCACATCAGAAGTCACTTTGGAAACTTGTGAACAGAGTAGACCCAGTGAACCCCTTCATCATCTTGAACT GCCATCCAGCTCAGATGATGACGGGGTCAACTTTGTGATGCCCAGCCTTGGGGCCCTCCATGACAAAGTCATCAGTGGCGAAGCACTCACGCCTTCTTCTTTTAGACAGATCACCGACATCTTGTTTGGTGCAATGGCATCCACAACACT GTTTCCAACACGTCAGTTCTACAACAAGGTGACGTCTCTACTCCTTGACAAGTACCCACAGCTGCGAGACGTTGTTGGAAGTGGATCC GACTCCTGGAAAGTAGCACTTAGAAATAAATTCAAAAACCAGAGACGGAAACTTCAAGATGATCGGGCATTGCAAAATCGAGAGAAATTTGGTGCTCAAAGACGAACTGAGGCAGCCGCGAAAGAGCTCCAGCGCAGCAAGAAGCCTAAGATG GCCATCGGCCTCCCAAACCTCACAGGAGAAGATGAGACTAGTCTCACCAAACATGAGGAATGGCTCATCTTAGAAAGCAAGAAATCTTTGCCAAATGAGAAGGCGATGCAAGAAAGAATGGCCCTAACAGCAAACCAAAGAGTTCCTGACCTTGCCAAGAGCACTGTGCTCGATGTCAAGATGAAATATCCATACCTCATGGAATTTCAACGA tTCTGCAGTGACTTTCAGCATTTAACAAAGGCAGAACCAAGCAAGAAGGTTTCACAAGCCATTAATATGTTGACAAGGATGGCCACAAGGAAAAAAGTGACCTGTGATGAACATGTGCTGCAGATGTTACAGACAGCTAGTGAAATGGAACCAACAAGGCTGAGAACAAGCC ACATCCTGGCACTTGCAGCACTGGAGATTGTTGCATCAAATGTGAAGGAGCGAGCAGCTGTGGGAGCTCTCTTTGTTCCAAAGAAT GATGACATTCCAGCAACACCCTGTGTGGCATTTACTGGTTCTTCGCTTCACAATGCGGAGTTTCTCTTCTTGATGGTCGACCGGGAGAAATGTTTCGCCATAATGAATGCAGAAGATGGACTTGCGGCAATAATGGGTGCATACTGGCTGTTCAACCTGCAGTATGACCGCAAAGCATTTAACACCCTTGTTGTGCTTGAGCGGTTCTTTATGGGCCTTGACCTGACGAAACCAAGGTCTGTGACGACTAAGTTTCTCAACAGAATTGTTAAAGCTTCACGTTCTTAG